Proteins from a single region of Antechinus flavipes isolate AdamAnt ecotype Samford, QLD, Australia chromosome 2, AdamAnt_v2, whole genome shotgun sequence:
- the LOC127547246 gene encoding zinc finger protein 260-like, translated as MEGRGYKSINKHTYIYIYPVHVYISLFGVCFLSFFFFLETEIRLGMKDTPAELSHSVFETHKQRLMGDGPCDLIWREICTSQERIQIRERHYEDNQCGKGFIKKETLIVHQRIHTGWKPYECNQCGKAFLKRGILTTHQRIHTGEKPYECNQCGKAFRHKNSLTDHQRIHTGEKPYECKQCGKTLASKESFIIHHKIHTGEKPYECNQCGKTFTWKNSFVKHQRIHTGEKAYECNQCGKTFIQKGALTIHQRIHTGEKPYECNQCGKTFTWKKTFITHHRIHTGEKPYECNQCGKTFTWKDNFIKHHRIHTGEKLYECKQCGKAFTKRETLTVHQRIHTGEKPYECNQCGKTFAWKKTFITHHRIHTGEKPYECNQCGKTFAWKDNFIKHHRIHTGEKLYECKQCGKAFTKRETLTVHQRIHTGEKPYECNQCGKTFASKESFITHHKIHTGEKPYECNQCGKTFTQKGALTVHQRIHTGETPYECSQCGKTFTQKGALTVHQRIHTGEKPYECNQCGKTFAWKNSFIKHQRIHTGEKAYECNQCGKTFTQKGALTVHQRIHTGEKPYECNQCGKTFAWKNSFIQHQRIHTGEKAYECKQCGKTFTQKGALTGHQRIHTGEKPYECNQCGKTFTWKNSFIKHQRIHTGEKLY; from the coding sequence ATGGAGGGAAGGGgatataaatcaataaacaaacatacatacatatatatatatcctgttcatgtttatatttctttgtttggtgtttgctttctttctttctttttttttttggaaacagaGATCAGACTTGGAATGAAGGACACTCCTGCAGAGCTAAGCCATTCTGTGTTCGAAACTCACAAGCAAAGACTCATGGGTGATGGTCCCTGTGACTTGATTTGGAGAGAAATCTGCACATCACAGGAGAGAATCCAAATTAGAGAGAGACACTATGAAGATAACCAATGTGgaaaaggttttataaaaaaggaaactttaattgtacatcagagaatccacactggatggaagccttatgaatgtaaccaatgtgggaaAGCTTTTCTAAAAAGAGGAATTCTTActacacatcagagaatccacacaggagaaaaaccttatgaatgtaatcaatgtgggaaGGCTTTTAGACATAAGAACAGTCTTACTgaccatcagagaatccacactggagagaaaccttatgaatgtaaacaatgtggaaagactttggCAAGCAAGGAGAGTTTTATTATACATCataaaatccacactggagagaaaccttatgaatgtaaccaatgtggaaagacttttacatgGAAGAATAGTTTTgttaaacatcagagaatccacactggagagaaagcttatgaatgtaaccagtgtggaaagacttttatacaaaagggagctcttactatacatcagagaatccacactggagagaaaccttatgaatgtaaccaatgtggaaagacttttacatgGAAGAAGACTTTTATTACACATCatagaatccacactggagagaaaccttatgaatgtaaccaatgtggaaagacttttacatggaaggataattttattaaacatcatagaatccacactggagagaaactttatgaatgtaaacaatgtggaaaggcttttaccaAAAGGGAaactcttactgtacatcagagaatccacactggagagaaaccttatgaatgtaatcaatgtggaaagacttttgcATGGAAGAAGACTTTTATTACACATCatagaatccatactggagagaaaccttatgaatgtaaccaatgtggaaagacttttgcATGGAAGGATAATTTTATTAAACATCATaggatccacactggagagaaactttatgaatgtaaacaatgtggaaaggcttttaccaAAAGGGAAAcccttactgtacatcagagaatccacactggagagaaaccttatgaatgtaaccagtgtgggaAGACTTTTGCAAGCAAGGAAAGTTTTATTACACACCataaaatccacactggagagaaaccttatgaatgtaaccaatgtgggaaGACTTTTACACAAAAGGgagctcttactgtacatcagagaatccacacaggagaaaCACCTTATGAATGTagccagtgtggaaagacttttacacaaaagggagctcttactgtacatcagagaatccacactggagagaaaccttatgaatgtaaccaatgtggaaagacttttgcatggaaaaatagttttattaaacatcagagaatccacactggagagaaagcttatgaatgtaaccagtgtggaaagacttttacacaaaagggagctcttactgtacatcagagaatccacactggagagaaaccttatgaatgtaaccaatgtggaaagacttttgcATGGAAGAATAGTTTTattcaacatcagagaatccacactggagagaaagcTTATGAATGTAaacagtgtggaaagacttttacacaaaagggagctcttactggacatcagagaatccacactggagagaaaccatatgaatgtaaccaatgtggaaagacttttacatgGAAGAATAGTTTTattaaacatcagagaattcacactggagagaaactttaTTAA